In the Malaya genurostris strain Urasoe2022 chromosome 1, Malgen_1.1, whole genome shotgun sequence genome, one interval contains:
- the LOC131440363 gene encoding V-type proton ATPase subunit B, which produces MANRSLSAQQASKEHVLAVSRDFISQPRLTYKTVSGVNGPLVILDEVKFPKFAEIVQLKLNDGTVRSGQVLEVSGSKAVVQVFEGTSGIDAKNTLCEFTGDILRTPVSEDMLGRVFNGSGKPIDKGPPILAEDFLDIQGQPINPWSRIYPEEMIQTGISAIDGMNSIARGQKIPIFSAAGLPHNEIAAQICRQAGLVKHTGKSVIDEHEDNFAIVFAAMGVNMETARFFKQDFEENGSMENVCLFLNLANDPTIERIITPRLALTAAEFLAYQCEKHVLVILTDMSSYAEALREVSAAREEVPGRRGFPGYMYTDLATIYERAGRVEGRNGSITQIPILTMPNDDITHPIPDLTGYITEGQIYVDRQLHNRQIYPPVNVLPSLSRLMKSAIGEGMTRKDHSDVSNQLYACYAIGKDVQAMKAVVGEEALTPDDLLYLEFLTKFEKNFISQGNYENRTVFETLDIGWQLLRIFPKEMLKRIPASILAEFYPRDSRH; this is translated from the exons ATGGCAAATCGTAGTCTGTCGGCCCAACAGGCTTCCAAGGAACATGTTCTGGCCGTGTCCAGAGATTTCATCTCGCAACCACGACTGA CCTACAAAACCGTTTCCGGTGTGAACGGTCCTCTGGTCATCTTGGACGAGGTGAAGTTTCCTAAGTTTGCCGAAATTGTCCAGTTGAAGCTGAACGATGGCACTGTCCGTTCCGGTCAGGTGCTGGAAGTGAGTGGATCCAAAGCCGTGGTCCAGGTGTTCGAAGGTACTTCCGGTATCGACGCGAAAAACACGTTGTGCGAGTTCACCGGTGATATTCTGCGTACTCCGGTATCGGAGGACATGCTGGGTCGTGTATTTAACGGTTCCGGTAAACCGATTGACAAGGGACCGCCAATTTTAGCCGAAGATTTCTTGGATATTCAG GGTCAACCTATTAATCCGTGGTCTCGTATCTATCCGGAAGAAATGATTCAAACCGGTATTTCGGCTATCGATGGTATGAACTCGATTGCCCGTGGGCAGAAGATTCCCATTTTCTCGGCCGCTGGTTTGCCGCACAATGAAATTGCCGCCCAAATCTGTCGGCAGGCTGGTCTCGTCAAGCACACCGGAAAGTCGGTGATAGACGAGCACGAGGATAACTTTGCCATTGTGTTCGCTGCTATGGGTGTTAATATGGAAACTGCTCGGTTCTTCAAGCAGGACTTCGAGGAAAACGGTTCCATGGAGAATGTGTGTCTATTCTTGAATTTGGCTAACGATCCAACTATCGAGCGTATTATTACGCCACGTTTGGCCTTGACGGCTGCCGAGTTCTTGGCCTACCAGTGTGAGAAGCACGTGTTGGTCATCTTGACTGATATGTCGTCTTATGCGGAAGCGTTGCGTGAAGTATCAGCTGCTCGTGAAGAAGTGCCCGGTCGTCGTGGTTTCCCCGGTTACATGTACACCGATTTGGCTACGATCTACGAACGTGCCGGACGTGTTGAAGGTCGTAACGGCTCTATCACTCAGATTCCAATTTTGACTATGCCTAACGATGATATTACCCATCCCATTCCGGATTTGACTGGTTATATTACCGAGGGACAGATTTACGTCGACCGTCAGTTGCACAATAGGCAGATCTATCCACCAGTCAACGTACTTCCGTCGCTGTCACGTTTGATGAAATCGGCTATCGGCGAGGGAATGACCCGCAAGGATCACTCTGACGTTTCGAATCAACTGTACGCATGTTACGCTATCGGCAAGGACGTTCAAGCCATGAAAGCCGTCGTCGGCGAGGAAGCGCTGACACCCGACGATCTGCTCTACCTGGAATTCTTGACTAAGTTCGAAAAGAACTTCATTTCCCAGGGTAACTACGAGAATCGTACCGTTTTCGAAACGCTAGACATTGGCTGGCAGCTGTTGCGTATCTTCCCCAAGGAAATGTTGAAACGTATTCCAGCTTCGATTCTGGCTGAGTTCTATCCAAGGGACTCCCGTCACTAA